A window of Candidatus Nitrospira allomarina genomic DNA:
ATCCTCATGCATTGCCTGCCGGCCCATCGGGGGGAGGAAATAACTGAAGACGTGCTGGACGGCCCACAATCGGTCGTTCTGGATCAAGCCGAAAACCGCCTACATATCCAAAAAGCTATTTTGCTTCAATGGTTGGGAAGAAAGCCTTCATGAAGAAACGAGCCGGCGCAACCTCCCGCAACACCCCATCCCGTCCTTTAGCATCTCCTCAAACAAAGCGGCCACAAAAACCGGGAGATCAAAAACTCTGGGGAGGGCGATTTCAAGGTCAAACACATCAACTAGTGGAGACGTTCACCGCCTCGATCAAGGTTGATCGCCGCCTGTATGAATACGACATTGAAGGCAGCATTGCCCACTGTAAAACGTTACAACGGGCTAAGGTCTTGCCGCAGCGAGAATGCCAGACCATTATTCGAGGACTCCTGACCATTCGGGAGGACATTCGCGCCGGCCGTCATCAATGGAAGACCGAAGATGAAGATGTGCACATGAGCATTGAACGGCGCCTGACTGAGCTCATTGGGCCCGTTGGCGGGAAACTCCACACCGGCCGAAGTCGGAATGATCAAGTCACCTTGGATCTTCGGCTCTACCTTAGGGATACTCTCCAACACCTGAGCAACGATCTCCGTTTACTTCAACAGTCGCTCGTAACGCTCGCTGAGCGGTATATGGGTGTGATGATGCCGGGCTATACACATTTACAGAGGGCCCAGCCCGTCCTCTTTTCGCATCATGCCCTAGCCTATGTTGAAATGGTTGAGCGGGACAAAGGGCGTCTCCATGATGCCTTGGTTCGAATTAACGTCATGCCGTTAGGTTCCGGTGCGTTAGCTGGAAACAATTACCCGATCGACCGACACTATACCGCATCCATATTACATTTCCCTCGCGTGACCCAGAATAGCCTGGATGCCGTATCTGACCGAGATTATGTCATTGAGGTGCTTAGCGCTTGCGCCATCGTGATGATGCACCTCTCTCGTTTAAGTGAGGAGCTGATTTTATGGTCATCACAAGAATTCCACTTCACAGACCTTCCCGACGGGTTTTGTACAGGCAGCAGCATGATGCCACAGAAAAAAAACCCAGACGTCCCTGAACTGATCCGTGGAAAAACCGGTCGGGTCTATGGACATTTGTTCAGCCTCCTGACCACTTTAAAAGGATTGCCTCTCAGTTACAATCGAGACCTTCAAGAAGACAAAGAACCGTTGTTTGACACATTGGATACCGTGACGATATCGGTTAATATTTACGCAGAACTTCTGGCTCAACTAACGATACGACCTGAGCCTATGAAAGAAGCAGTGTCTCAGGGTTTTCTGCTTGCCACGGAGTTGGCAGACTATTTGGTTAAAAAGGGGATGCCTTTCCGTGAATCTCACCACGTGGTGGGAAGTCTGGTACGGGAGTGCTTAGCGAAAGGGAAGGATTTGGGACAACTCACCCAGCAGGATTTACTGAATGCCTCATCGTCTTTTGACGCCAAGGCATTTCAAGTTTTAACTCCTGAAGCTGCGATTAACAGTAAAAACATTATAGGTGGTACCGCTACAGCGCAAGTCACAAAACAGATCAAGGGTTGGAAAAAATCATTACAGGCCGAAATGAAACATTCGATGAAAAAACAGTGACCGGTATGAGGCAAATCCTAAAAATTCCTACCGGGTATTTCCTCATTTTTTGCACACTGGGGCTCCTCTCCTTTTCAAGTTGCGGAGCAGTGGGCCCTCCCATCCCCCCAGAAAAAGTTGGCATTGAAGCCAAGAGACTCAAGCAACAGCAAGATCAGGCCAAAACAGAGGGAGCCCTTGACCAGGACCCCCTCAATGTACCACTGGAAGAAGCAGTGGAATTACCCACTGTGTATCCTATCGATACCCGATAATACACAGGGATTTGTCCAGGGAGAACCTCACGAGGTACAATGAGGCCCCCCACAGTCTCTCCAACTGTTTGTGGAGGATAAAAGAATGGATACCTCTCTCACTCACGGTGCAATTCGTCCCAAACTTCTGTTGCTTGACCCTTATCCAAGAAATAATCCTTATCGTATGACGGCTAGTGAGCGCCGGTCGATCTGGTTTCCGAAGCTCAGCCTACCAGCGATTGCCGCCTATACTCCAACAACATGGGATGTCGAAATCGTGGATGAAGCCGTTAAGGATATCGATTTTGAGACTCCCTGTGATGTGGTTGGAATATCCATCATGACGTGTTATGCCCCGAGAGCCTATGAAATCGCGGATGAATTTCGTCGACGGGGAAAACCGGTCATTCTTGGAGGAGTGCATCCCACCTATTGCCCAGATGAAGCCATTCGCCATGGGGATGCCATTGTCTGCGGGGAAGCTGAAGACCTTTGGCCTCAAGTCATTACCGACATCGAGGCCGGGTCCCTGAAACGAATTTATCGCATGGACCGATTTCCAAC
This region includes:
- the argH gene encoding argininosuccinate lyase, which codes for MKKRAGATSRNTPSRPLASPQTKRPQKPGDQKLWGGRFQGQTHQLVETFTASIKVDRRLYEYDIEGSIAHCKTLQRAKVLPQRECQTIIRGLLTIREDIRAGRHQWKTEDEDVHMSIERRLTELIGPVGGKLHTGRSRNDQVTLDLRLYLRDTLQHLSNDLRLLQQSLVTLAERYMGVMMPGYTHLQRAQPVLFSHHALAYVEMVERDKGRLHDALVRINVMPLGSGALAGNNYPIDRHYTASILHFPRVTQNSLDAVSDRDYVIEVLSACAIVMMHLSRLSEELILWSSQEFHFTDLPDGFCTGSSMMPQKKNPDVPELIRGKTGRVYGHLFSLLTTLKGLPLSYNRDLQEDKEPLFDTLDTVTISVNIYAELLAQLTIRPEPMKEAVSQGFLLATELADYLVKKGMPFRESHHVVGSLVRECLAKGKDLGQLTQQDLLNASSSFDAKAFQVLTPEAAINSKNIIGGTATAQVTKQIKGWKKSLQAEMKHSMKKQ